The sequence TTCACAGTGCCTTTTCTTTTCGGGCATTTTATCATAGGATTCAGGTATTTCAACCGGATTTTTCACGAGTTTAACTGCAACCGGACTTCCTTTAATCCCCAAAACTTCCTTCAATTCTTTTACCATTTCTTCGTAGTTCATAGATTCTCCTCCAGGAATGAATTTCAAGTACACATTCACTTATACTGTATAGTATAACTATAACGTATAGTATAACTCATCCTTTATAAAACTTTCTACACGAAAATATGGATCATCTTATTACAACTTAAATTCCTAAAAAATAGGTTTAAAATCCTTTTTCCACAATATTTATATGGTCAATATTTTATACTATATGGTATAAACATCTGGGGAAGGTTGAAGGGAGGTTAAAAAAAATGGAAGAACTATCCAGTACTGAAAGACTCATAGTGGTGTACATCAAATCACATCCACCTGAGGACTGTATGCTTGACAAGATAACAAGGGGAACCAGCAGGAGCAGAGCAACAGTGCTGAAATATCTGGAAATACTCAATGCAAAGGGGATTTTAACCTACAAATTTGTGGGTCGAAGTAAATTATGGTCTTTAACTGATGAAACTGAAATCAAAGTGGCTTTAACGGGAGAATCTGCTGAAGAACAGATTTCTGGTGATGTTGTGAATATGGCAACCAATGCATCGAAGCTTCACAGATTGATGATGGAAGAAAAAAACCTCAAAACATTAATAGAACGTCCTGACACCATTGTGTTCACTTTAAATGAACATGGTGCTGTTATAACAGCTAATAAAACATTTAAAACGTTTTTTGGGAATAAAAATCTTCACGAGATTGTCACAAGCGATGAGGGGCTGGCTCTGGATGAATCAATATCTAAAATGGGTACAGATGAAACAATAAATATGGAACTGGATCTCCTGGAAAAGCCAGGTATCTACAAACCCTATAAATTATTCATAAGGCCTATAACAAATGAAAAGGGTGAAGTTATAGGGACCACGTTCATTGGTGATGAAATATCTCAGTCTAAACGTAGTAAACGTGAACTGGAAACACTGCTCTTCATAGCCAGAGCTGTGAATTCAGCTTCAAATGAAAAACAACTTTTAAAGGAAGTAATGGATGCAATAAACACCATAATTCCATTTAAACACGGTGAAATATTTTTAAAAGATGGTAAAAATTTGAGATCCTTATACAACACCAAATCAGTGTCTGAATCTGTAAAGAAATTTGTGAAACGAAGCATGGAAAACCTTGAAACCATCTCTGCAGTTG is a genomic window of Methanobacterium congolense containing:
- a CDS encoding GAF domain-containing protein, which codes for MEELSSTERLIVVYIKSHPPEDCMLDKITRGTSRSRATVLKYLEILNAKGILTYKFVGRSKLWSLTDETEIKVALTGESAEEQISGDVVNMATNASKLHRLMMEEKNLKTLIERPDTIVFTLNEHGAVITANKTFKTFFGNKNLHEIVTSDEGLALDESISKMGTDETINMELDLLEKPGIYKPYKLFIRPITNEKGEVIGTTFIGDEISQSKRSKRELETLLFIARAVNSASNEKQLLKEVMDAINTIIPFKHGEIFLKDGKNLRSLYNTKSVSESVKKFVKRSMENLETISAVEGDEFETMKSEFGDESLEMMISIPLIHEDTSLGAILLLTTSSSLSSVNLEDVEMAADELSSYLKMKALGLEKEEFVNTLVALNKVSGVVNSSDAEDKMLENAVTSTINSLGFDMGCIYLQDDKEELSLRVHRNLPEKMKNMCMAGMFKDLFSKTLEKQNLVYITTESEEYDSLEPSIRASGIKTLLILPIKTGDKIIGLLNMGSRKIKTYNKISLENLSSIGLQLGLALERSKLALKLKKG